Within Desulfomonilaceae bacterium, the genomic segment GACCAGGGGGAGTCGAGCGAGTCGGATTTCGAAGATGTTGTGAATCTGGTGGATTCCATGATTGTCGCGAATAGTCCGCTGGAAGGCGTGCGGGTAACCCGTTTGGACGCCATATTTAACGCGGCGAAAAAAGTCTTTGCAGAGAAAGATTTTGCCAAGGCGACCATATCCGAGATTGCCAGTCTGGCGGGTGTAGCGGATGGGACAATTTACGAGTATTTCCAAAGCAAGGAAGATATTCTTCTTTCTATAGCCAAAAACCGACTCGGCTCCTATATGGAGAAGGTCACCGGCGCATTCGACATCAAGAGCCCGGATCGCAAGCTTCGCAGGCTGATCAAGTACCATTTTTCCAGTTTCTTGAGTGACCAGGAGTTCCTGAAAGTGTTTCTTCTGCGACTCTACGTTACCGAGAGGTTCTACACATCCGAGGCCTTTGAAGTATTCCGAAACTACTGCGCACTAATCGAAGACGTCGTAGAGGAGGGGAAAGCCGCCGGTGTTTTTCGTGGCACGGTCAATTCCAGAGTTTTCCGCAATATGTTTCTCGGCGCCTTTGGCCATATGTCTATGCGATGGCTAATGTTACGTGAACCGGATCATGTGGACAGGATGGAGGAGATTGAGCAAGTAACCGAGCTTCTCACATCAGCGGTTATGGACAGCCCTTCTCATAAACGGGCGCAATAAGAATGGCAGTGGCGTTTGTACTGCCGAGGACAACAGACGCCGGCGATCTGGGCCGGCGAAAGGAGTGGATGAGGATGAAAACTGACTTCAATCATGTGAGAGTAGAAATTCAGGATGGCGTGGCGGCGCTCTTCATAAACAACCCGCCGGTAAACCAGCTCTCGAAGGCCTTCGTAAAGGAATTGGCCCAAGCTATTTTCAGCGGCTTCCAGGACTCGGACGTAAAAGGAATCATTCTGACTGGAACAGGAAAGAATTTCATAGCGGGCGCGGACCTCACGGAAATTTATAAATTCACGGGAAAAGAGCCCTCGGCGCCCAGAGTGGAAACCATGTCGGATTTTTTAAACCAAATCGAGACAGGGCCAAAGCCTGTGATAGCGGCAATTAACGGCAATGCGCTCGGAGGAGGGCTTGAGATCGCCATGGCATGTCATTACCGGGTGGCATCCAGGGGCGTCCAGCTTGGGCAACCTGAGGTCAAGGTAGGGCTTATCCCTGGAGCCGGAGGCACTCAACGCTTACCGAGACTCATAGGTCTGCCCAACGCCTTGGAAATGATGACTACCGGCAACCCAATCACCGCCGAAAAGGGGTTTGACAGACGACTCATCGACGAAATAGCTGAACCTCAGGATTTAATGAACGTGGCTATTGGCGCAGTCCGTAAGTTTGTATCAGGATCCCTGTCGCTTAATGACAGGCGGACGCGTAATCGAAACAATCGACTTCCAAGCGCCAGTGAACTAAAAGCTGTCGCCAACGGCGCAAAGTTTATGGCCATGACCAAAGCAAAAGGCTATCTTGCGCCATTTAAAGTTATTGAAGCTGTAGAAAGAGGCCTCACCTTTGACATTGAAGCCGATATCCGACGAGAGGGAGAGCTTTTTGTCGAATGCGCTGTCTCGGATGTGGCCAAAAACCTCATCGGCGTATTTTTTAATACCAGGGCTGCCGGTCGGCTCCCGCGAATTGAAGGTATTAAACCGGCCCCGATTCAAAAGGCTGTGATGCTTGGTGGCGGAGTCATGGGTTCAGGGATCGTCAACCTTTTGCTCAAAGGCGGTTTCGAGACAGTTCTGTGGGACATCAACCAGGAGGCTCTGGATAGAGGCGTCTTGTCCATTAGGAAAACCTTCGATTATCCCATCAAGCAGAAAAAAATGACCCAGGATGATCTGGAGTTAATGCTGAAAAAGCAGTTCAAAGCGACAACATCTCTAGAGGAAGCGAAAGACGCGGACCTGATCATCGAAGCCGTGCTCGAAGATATGAATGTCAAACAGGGCCTGTGGAAGAAGCTCGAAAAGATCTGCCGACCAGAATCTATATTTGCCACGAATACCTCTGCTTTGCCGATTACCGAGATAGCTTCAGCGCTCAATGACCCAGGGCGAATGATTGGCCTGCATTTCTTCAATCCGGCGCACCGCATGCAGCTCTTGGAGATCATTTGCGCCAAGAAAACGTCAGACGAAACATTGGCGACTTGCGTGGCGTTCGCTCGAAAGATCAAAAAAATTCCTATCGTGGTAAATGACGCTCCTGGGTTTTATGTTTCCAGACAACTCGGCGGGCTTTTTGGTGGGTCCGTATATTTGGTCGCCGATGGAGTAAATGGGAACCAGATAGAAAGGGCTATGAAAGATTTCGGGATGCCGATGGGACCGGCGGAACTTGCCGATCTTACCGGCATAGACATCAACCATCACGTTAACAAGACGTTCGAGCGAGAGTTGGGTGAAAGATATATGGTCCATCCTCTTAACGAACTAATTTATCAAACCGGGTGTTACGGACGAAAGACCGGGGCCGGATATATGGACTACAGTGGGCCCAAACCCGTGCCCAACAAAAAAGTCGAAGACGTCATCCAGGGCTATCTGACTGAAAACGACGTCTCACCAAAGAAACTTTCCGATCAGGATATCGTTGACGCTATGCTCGCGCTCGCAATAAACGAGGCTGCGCTTATGATCGAACAGGGAGTTTGCGACAGGCCTCAAGACATGGATCTGGCCATGATCTACGGTACCGGATTTCCTCCGTACAGGGGCGGTATATTGCGCTACGCCGACAAGTGGGGCGGCGCCAACGCTCACACTAAGCTGGTTGAACTCGAGAAGCGTTACGGGTCGCGGTTCCAGCCGGCGAATCTCCTAAAAGAAATGGCCAAATCCGGTAAGACTTTTTACCCGGCCTAACGGAGGATGCGGAGCAAAAGGAACGGCACGAACTGTTACTTGATTTGCTCACGCCTGTCGCAAAGAGTTATCCCTCTGAGAATGGAATTGTCTCGGTAAGTCAAGAATCCATAACCATAAAAGGAGATACTCACATGAGAGAAGTAGTCATCGCAGGATACCTCAGAACGGCTCAATCCCGCTCACGGCCCAAGGATCCGTCCAGAGATGTATTCTGCAAAATGAGAGCCGACGAGCTGTTGGCAAAGTTACTCCCGGAACTGGCCAAGAGAACAGGTATCCAACCCGAAGAAATCGATGATTTCATCGTAGGGTGCGCCACGGCGGTTGGCGAACAATGGGCCTACGGAGGCCGTTTCCCGATTTTTTTGGCCAACTTCCCGAAAACCGTCGCCGCCAAGTTCGTGGATCAACAGTGCGGTTCCTCCATGGCCGCCATACACATGGGGTTCTTGGAGATTGCCACCGACAATGCGGATGTCGTCATGGTGGGAGGCATGGAGCACATGACGAGGATCCCGATGGGCCAATCGACGACGGAGGGTGGGTTAATCGCCCCGAACTTAGCGCTATTCTCGGCCCCGGAGTACTTACACTGGGATATGATGACGACCCTGAACATGGGGCTCACAGCCCAGAAGCTGCTCCTCCAGTGCGGCCTAACCCGGGAAGATATGGACAAATGGTCTCTGCGATCTCACCAACTCGCCGCAAAGGCTCAATCAAATGGTTTCTTCGATGGTGAGATATTGCCCATAGAGGCGAAGCAAGCTGACGGGACGGTCATGGCCGTGAAGACGGATCAGACCGTACGAGCGGACACGACACTCGAAGGTCTGGCAAAACTGTCTCCGGCTTACAAGAAAGACCACCAGATTACCGCAGGGAATTCGTCGCCCCTCAATGCGGCGGCGTCATCCATGATCTTGATGTCCAAAGAGGCGGCGCAGGCAAAAGGAATCAAGGCTCTGGCCACTATAAAGTCCATCGGGTTCGCCGGCGTGGATCCCACGATCATGGGAGCGGGGCCGGTACCCGCTAGCCACAAGGCCCTTCAAAAGGCGGGGCTGAAAGCCAAAGACGTTGATTACTGGGAGATCAACGAGGCGTTCTCCATTGTGGCTCTTAACTGCATCAAGGAACTGGGGCTGGATCCGGACAAGGTCAATGTGATGGGCGGCGCAATCGCCATTGGACATGCCCTGGGAGCGACCGGTATTCGACTCGTGGGAACTTTGGCCCGGATTCTGGAAGAGAAGAACGGGCGCTATGGATGCGCCAACGCCTGTGTGGGTGGTGGTCAAGGCGTGGCCACGATAATAGAACGAGTTGTCTGATGATTGATGAACCTGCCGAAGCGATCCGCAGGTTCATCGTCAGTTCGTAGAGTCATTAATTGAGAGGAGCGTGTCATGGAGAAAATCTGGTTGAAGTCTTACAGGAAAGATGTGCCTGCGGAGATTACGTTGGAGGAGATCACTCTTTCTGAAGCCCTTGCAAGAAGCGCTTCGCAGTTTCCTGACAATCCAGCCCTGTTATTTCAGGGTACCACGGTGACTTTTAAACAGCTAGACGAAATGGTATCTCGGTTCGCGAATTCGCTCATCTCGCTGGGCCTCCAGTCGGGTGATCGCGTAGCCACATTGCTTCCCAATCTTGTGCAGATGGTGGTGGCGATTTATGGAACGTTAAGGGCCGGCGGGATCGTTGTCACAAACAATCCATTGTACACGGACCGGGAACTGGAACATCAGTTCAATGATTCAGGGTCGAAGTTTCTGGTCTCCCTGGATTTATTTGTGCCTCGAATGATCGCTTTACGAAAGAAAACCAGTATCACTAAAATTATTTCGTGCCATATTCGTGATTACCTGCCTTCTCCGTTCAACCATCTGCCTACTCTAATAGGGAGGGGCATGCATCTCGAAACTCCTGCCGCAGAAAACATGTTCGAGTTCACAGACCTTGTAAAGGAAGATATTTCAACAACATATACTTACAAATGTAAATGGGATGACACGGCATGCCTTCTTTACACGGGCGGCACCACAGGTCTTTCCAAGGGCGTTCAATTGACTCACAAGAATCTGTCATCGAACGTTCAACAGACTAACGCATGGTTCCCTGATTTCGAGCCAGGAAATGAAACAGTGATTGGGTGTCTGCCGTTCTTTCATTCCTTCGGGATGACCTCGGCTATGAATTGCGCAATTTTCTATGGCTGGGGAAACGTATTGATTCCGAAGCCCGAACCGCAAATTATCCTTGAGGCTATTCAAAAATACAGGGTGACATTTATCGCTGCTGTGCCGACAATGTATAATGGTATGATTAATTTTCCTGAACTGAGAAATTATGATCTAGCCTCGCTCAAAGGATGTTTCTCCGGCGGAGCGCCCCTTCCCATGGAGACTATCAAGAAATTTGAGCGGTTGACAGGCAAACAGATTTGTGAGGGGTACGGTCTTACTGAGTCTTCGCCGACAACACATGTGAATCCGTATGGCGCCAAGACCAAACCTGGAACCATAGGTCTGCCCTTTTCCAATACGGACGTGAAACTGGTAGACGCGAATGACTATGACAAAGAGATTACAACACCTGGGACTCCCGGTGAGCTTTGCGTAAAAGGCCCACAGGTAATGATTGGATATATCAATAAGCCGGACGAAACAGCCCTGACTCTCAAGGATGGCTGGTTGTTGACTGGTGATATAGCTATTTTTGATGAAGAAGGTTATTTCACCATCGTGGATCGAAAGAAAGACATGATCATCTCGGGTGGTTTCAACATCTATCCACGAGATGTGGATGAAGTCCTATTCTCGCATCCCAAAATCCTTGAAGCTTGTGCGATAGGCGTTCCAGATGATTATTCAGGCGAGCGGATCAAGGCTTATGTAGTGCTCAAAGAAAGGGAAACGGCCACCACCGAAGAAATCATCGACTACTGCAAGCAAAACCTTGCGAAGTACAAGGTTCCAAAGTATGTGGAATTCGTCGATAGTCTTCCCAAGAGCGCAATAGGTAAAATCCTCCGTAAGGAGCTAAGGGCCGCTAATCAACCCAAGGCTGGCTCCGGCAAGTAGGTCAGGGCACTACATGAACGACTGTTTTCAAGTTAATTGCCCGCTCTGTCAGGAGGCGGAAAATGAGAACAAAGGTTGCAAGTGAGAATGTAGCGGACGCTGTGTGGCGCCGTGCCGCAATACCAACATAACCAACCATGTTGCGAAAAGAGCGCCTCGCAGGATTTCTCGTCGCTGCGCTCGCTCGAAATGACAACGGATTCAAAATTGTCGGAGAAATAGTTGACAGTATGTATATATGAGGCATATTACCTATACTATTCTGGTTGAATTCGGTGGAAATATATGAAAGCACGGGAGTTTGACGACAAATTCGATGCAGGGGTTGATATTTCCCAGTATATGGACATCTCTACGGCTCGAAGACCGAAACAGGAACAAAAAAGGGTAAATGTGGATTTCCCCTTGTGGATGATTCAGTTGCTGGACAAGGAAGCCAGGCGTTTGGGTGTGCCGAGGCAATCCATTATTAAGCTCTGGATAGCGGAGCGGCTCAAGAAAGCATCCTGAATATAAAGCCCCCTCCACGTCATTTCGACCCCTGGGAGAAATCCATCCCGTCGCTCGATTCCCCAATAGCCCTCCATAATCACAAACAGCGTTTGGCAAGATTTCTCGTCGCTTCGCTCGCTCGAAATGACATGGGGGAACACCACGCTTCGCGTAGGGGCTCAAAATCTTGAACCCCATGGCCTAGGGCCAGCCCCGTATGTCTGCTCTGCATTTCATGATTCTGTACCGCTTATTTCATCTTGATCGGGGGGCTTTCAATCCAGAAGGACAGGGTCAACCTCAGTGGCGAAAGAATAAGCGATTATCCCGAAATGATTGATATAATCCTGGGCGTTTTCGTCTATCATCGGAGAAATCATGACCAGAGCCGTCGCTTTTTTGTTAAGTCTTTCCTGGTAAAATTACGCCTTTTTCGCAAACAAGATGACATCGGCTCTACTCAAGCTCGATTTAATTTCCATAATCAGGAATTTGCCATTTTTTAATACGATATCGAGTTCAATCTGTTCCGGCCGTCCGAAAACGATTCCATCTTCATCGGGTTCAACAACGTGCATTACCTTCAAGTCGGTGTTTCTTTTGAAGATTCTTATCGATGCGTTGTGGAATGATTTTTCGGGCCCCATCCCCCATCGAGCTTCAAGAGCGCCAACGGTGGATGCAAAGAGATCTTCAAGCATCTCATCGGTAATTTCGACAATCTTCATCTTCGAAAGAGTTTCATTAATTGCCTTTTGATTTTGTTCCCATCGTTTCTGGCTTTTCTCCCAGCGTTGCTCAAACGTCTCTTTCTCTACGAACCTCTCCTTTACGACGTTATTGATCGCGTCGTGAACCCCTTCGTTTGTTTGAATTGTTTCGACGATTTCTTTTTAGATTTTGTCTTTAAAGTTAATCGATTTCATGACCCACCCCTGTTGTATTTATAATCATTATAACAGCCTTGGTCCCAGGCGTCCATCAATATGAACGGCGCCCCCACGGTATTACCGTGTGTGTAATGGAGGCTCTCGATGTCATTTCGAGCGCCGTGGGAAACCTTTCGCTATCCATGACCGTAACCCATAACCCATAGTGTCGCTATGGGCTGTTCTCAATACAGACAAATAGTGTGAAATTGATCGAGGACATTAGCAAAAAAACCGGTTTTGTGTACAATAGGCCGAGGCGCTACACCATAAACAAAGAGCATAGGATATTTGGAGTGGCTTATAACAACACAAATAATTTTTCTTTGGCTGTGTTTTCGGATCATGCCGCAAATCAGATCAACCGCAGGGGAATAACGCCTAAAGACATCCGTGAGGTTCTCGCCAACCCTTTAAGCATAGCGCCGTCGAGAGAAGGCCGTGTCGTTATTCAGGGCCTCGTCATTTCGGAGATTTCCCGCAAGTCTGCTTTATTAAGAATATTTGTTGATGTTGATAGAAATCCTCCAGTAATAGTGACAGCCTACAAAACCAGTAAACTGGAGAAATATGGAGTCCAACAATGAACGTGACATACGATTCCAATACCGATACCCTCACGGTAGTCTTCAAACCTGGACCAGTTGCGGAGAGTGATGAAGGCAAGAATGGCGTTATCCTCGATTACGACGAAGAGGGGGACTTGGTCAGCCTGGAAATCCTTGACGCTTCGAAGAAGGTTCCGGACTATGCGACATTACAATTTAAGGTGGCATGATTAACGGCTCAAAGATTTGATAGGTTAATGTTGGACAGCACGGGCTGTCCAACATATAAATTCTCACAAGATGTACAATTTACGGTATTGGTTTCGTTCTCCCACGGCGTCGTCGTGGGGGGCCACCGTGCCGCAATACCAACATGACCAACCATCTTGCCAAACAGCGTTTGGCAAGATTTCCCGTCGATGCGCCCGAAATGACATTGGGGATATTCTTACGTAGGGTGGGCCGTGCCCACCATTCTTTCTACGCGAAGATCGTCCAAATATTGTCAAACCCATTAATATCCAATACGAACGAGAAGTTGATGCCGATTGTCAAATATGGTACGCTAATTTAAACAATGCGGCGACTGAGTCATGCCTGGAACGACACGGAATAGGGCCATAAATTATGCCAACAATTAGCCTATTTTACGGGATTGTTATCAGAATGTTTTTCGACGACCATGGCCCTCCCCAGGCAACACCACGTCCCAAGTCCTATCGAACCACTACAGTAAGAGGTTTCGAACAATGACCTATTACGATGTCGTAGAGGCAAAAGTAACAAAGCATTTGGAATTTACAGTCAAATTTGCTGACGGCGCCTCAGGAAGAGTGAAGATACTACCTACGCATCTTCACGGAGTCTTTGCCAAACTGGCTGATCCAACTATTTTTCAACAAATACGAGTAACCGACGGATTTGTGTCCTGGCCGGGAAATATCGATCTGGCTCCTGACGCCATGTATGGAGCTATAAGCCGGAAGGGGGAATGGGTGCTTTCCTGATTCAGACTAATGAAACACCAACCTCAATTGGTCCCCAAGGATTTGGAGGCCCATAAATGGAAGTTGAGGAGATCCGGACAATTCTGAGCAAGAACCGCTTGAGCCTAGCAATCTACAACATCAAGGCGCTTTACGTTTTCGGGTCTGTTGTCAGGGGTGAAGCGGGTCCGGATAGTGATCTGGACATGCTTGTAGAGTTCGAATCAACAGCGCATATTGGCCTTTTCGAATTCTCGCGTCTCCAACGAACGCTGTCGGAAATTCTAGGAAGATCTGTCGATTTGACCACTCCTGACGCATTGAGCAAGGCTTTCAGAGACCAAGTTTTGAGTGAGGCGGTCCGTGCCGCCTAGACAACTGCTTTTCCGTATTCGGGATATACTTGACGCACTCGAAATGCGGAATTGGAAACGACATCATGCGCGACTTTTTAGAAAATCATCGGGCTCAACACCCGCCTGCTTCAAAATCGCTCGGAGAGTAACGAAAGCCGCCAAGTTTGCCCATTTAATTTCCGCATCCGACAATCAAAGGATACTCAAATTGGTCGGCGACTACCTCCAATGGCGTCGATTGGTTGCGCTCAGACCTGGCTTCCAGCAATTTTCGCGCCACGTCACGCGCTATTTCCATGGTCTCTGTAACTGTGCGCCCCTGGGCCACCAACCCCTGCAAATCTTCCGAGGTCGCAAGGTACACACCTTCGGGCAACCTCTCGACACGTATTCTGAGGATCTTCTCCATGGTTCACTTCCTCATGGCCGAAACCTAAGTTAAACATTCCTATAAGATACTATAATCATGACCCGCATGACGAAAATAATCGATCGTATCGCTCAATAATTTCAATTTAACGTGTATGACAGCACAGGAGTTTGACGACAAATTCGATGCGGGGGTTGATTTTTCCCAGTATATAGACATCCCTACGGCTCGAAGACCGAAATAGGAATAAAAAAGGATAAATGTGGATTTCCCCTTGTGGATGATTCAGTTACTGGACAAGGAAGCTAGGCTTTTGGGTGTGCCGAGGCAATCCATTATTAAGCTCTGGATAGCGGAGCGGCTCAAGAAAGCATCCTGAATATAAAGCCCCCCAATGTCATTTCGACCCCTGGGAGAAATCCATCCCGTCGCTCGATTCCCCAATAGCCCTCCATAATCACAAACAGCGTTTGGCGGGATTTCTCGTCGCTGCGCTCGCTCGAAATGACAAACGAGGAGGCCCTTTACAGATGATTCCGGCTGGTGGGGTTGTGATCCATCCGGCTACCCATAGCGTTGCTATGCGCTATTCTGCGTGACCCCTCCGGGGTCAAAACTCCGGCGATGTTAACACAGTGCGACCTCAATAGCCCCGTAGGGGCGGCGTCATAATAACCCACGGCATCGCCGTGGGAATGGTTCATTGCGGATGGGATTTTCCGTCCACCCCTCGGAACATAATGATATGTGGAAACACATCGCGTCTCGTAGGGGTTCAAAATCTTGAACCCCTTGAAACCGGCATTACCGTTCATTCGATTTCGTCTTCCCATCCCTCCACAAATATGTTAAAATCTATCAAAAATGTACGAACAAAATTCAATGAAAATAGCCCTTCACAAAAAAATCCGCCCTGTTAGAATTCAGTTAAAATTTTCTTGTTGACTTTCCTTCATTTTCCATGTTACAAGAATGTCAAAATATTAGGCTTGAATAAAACTAAAGGTTCGCCGTATAAAAAGGCTGAGCCGCTATTTCTCGAAGATCTTGGCCGGATCCGAGGGAAACTGGCGGTATGAGGCCTCCCGAAAGTTGTATGGCGATATGGTTTTAACTGCCTTCGGGCAATTTTATTTTGGATTGGGAGGAAGAGAGATGAAGAAACTTTGGTTGGGCATTTTAGCGACGATGTTGGTTGTCGTATTCGTCGCGCCCAGTTTCGCATGGGAATTCACCATGACGGGCGAGTACGAATACCGGCTCAGGTATTTTACTCGATCGGGTAATAACGACCTCTTCGGTCAAGCTTTCGTGCAGGACGGCGGAATTAACAATAGTTTCGAGGTTCAAAGACCAGTGGCCCAAACATGGGCTACGACCACGCTGCCTCCGACATTGTCTGCTAGGACCGCTTACGGGATAGCTGGGGCCGTGCCAGCAACTGCCAACTCGAACTACGTTGGTTTCGCTGGACCCAACTATTACAATAATGGGTTCAGTAATCCAACAGGCCCGGCTCCAAGACTGGCTGACGACGCGGCTAGCGCCGGAGTAGTAGTTACACGAGGCGGTTTTTCTCGTTATGGTTGCGACGCGCTGTACAACGACCAACGCTTGACCTTTGTTCCCTCCATAAGAGTGAACAACGCCATTAGAGTGCACGGCGTATACACTGTTGGTGGTTTTCGGAACAAATACGCTCAAAACACGTCGGATGCCTATGGGCAAGTTTCCGCTGGCACCCCACCTTTCGAGCGCTATTATACCCTGCAGACTCATGAAGGCGCCTACAACACCGCGGCGATCGGTAGCTGGGAACAGGTCAGGGCTACAATTCAGCTTCCTCTTTTCATCATATCAATCGGCGCCAAGGACTTCCCCTTCGGCACAGGCACGAACTTCGCGAATAATAGCGTATCAGAAGCTTTCCTAATGATTGTTCCTTATGGGCCGTTCAGGCTTATGTGGGGAAATTGGTTGGCGAGAAACAGGATTGGCGCCGCAAGCTGGGAAACCGTTCCTGACAAAGACAGAAAGGCCAATTTTTACGGAGGCTTCCTGTTCACATACGACAATGGTCCAGTGCAATTAGGCGGGGCAGCCGTATATGAACAACGTCATTACAACGTTCCTAATTCGCCTACTACTGCTTATGATTATACTTCCCCGCTTTATCTTGGCTTTGGAAAGTACAACAACGGACGCTTCTTCCTGAACGCAGAGTATGCATGCGGAACCCAGGATGTTCGCAGGGTGGGTTACTATGGCACAGATGTAGAACTGTATAACGCTTTTGCCGAGGGAGGCGTGATGTGCGGACCTGGAAAGTTGAGCCTTATGTGGGCGCAATCTTCCGGTCCAGTGCTAAACAACGGTGCCAGGATATCCTCTGGCGCTGCGGCTTTTGGAAAAGTTTACGCTGCGAATCCGGTTAACTACCAGGTTTTGGACCCATATAGCTTCCTGATGTTCCCGATATACGGTGGTGGAAACGACACCTTCAATGCAGACGGAACTGGACAACTCGGCGATGGGATGGTGCTCGCCGCTAGAGTCGATTACGCTGCCGCGGCGAACTTGAACCTGTTTGGAACTTACATGTGGGCAAGGCGCCTCGAGACGGCCGGTTACTGGGCTGGTGGTAAGCTGGCGGCTGTAAATAGCACAACCGGAACGGTTAACGGCGGTGGCGCAAGCGTTAGCGTAGCTTCGGCGCAGGCTTGGAAAGCGGCTGCGCTTGGCGGCGATGCGGCTAATATGAATCCGTATCCTGATGACAACTTCATCGGCTGGGAAGCGCAGGCAGGCGTTGACTGGAAACTGCTTGAAAACCTGAGCATGAATCTCAAGTATTCTTATTGGTCAGTCGGCCCCTGGTTTGATACGGCTTACCGCGCATTCACGGCTCAGACTACCGGTGGCACGGGCCTTGGTGTCCAAGGACAGGGGTTGATGTTTGGACGTGACGCCATTCAAGCCCTCCACGGCTCATTCAATATCACATTCTAAGTCTTTAACTTAGTTGAATCCAAAAGCCCGTTGGCATTTAGCCTTCGGGCTTTTTTCTTGTACGTAGGGCGGGCCGTGCCCGCCATTCTTTCCCCATCGAATCCGT encodes:
- a CDS encoding type II toxin-antitoxin system HicB family antitoxin, whose amino-acid sequence is MEKILRIRVERLPEGVYLATSEDLQGLVAQGRTVTETMEIARDVARKLLEARSERNQSTPLEVVADQFEYPLIVGCGN